In a single window of the Silvimonas iriomotensis genome:
- a CDS encoding UbiH/UbiF family hydroxylase — protein sequence MKFHDADVLIVGGGLVGCALACALKDTPLQVTLVDSHPPAQSWDAATWDSRIYAISPASRRFLTQIGAWQRMDASRLQSVGQMRIAGDDGRAELAFTAVEAGSDELARIVESRELQRALWQAAADSANVTLVAPAQPSALHDEADGGKLLALAHGPRLSARLVVGADGVQSWVRTQAGIEEKTTPYHQWGVVANFECEKPHLATASQWFFEDGVLAFLPLAGQRMSMVWSCGELRKNALLGLSAEALCQEVARAGQHRLGELKIISPAAAFPLRLMQVADLVKPGLALIGDAAHAVHPLAGQGVNLGFGDAMELARILVAEPASRCGDYLVLRRYERARRENVLLMQGVTHGLQKLFNNANPVLRVLRNTGLGLTDQWAWLKHKLIQHAMNA from the coding sequence ATGAAATTTCATGATGCAGATGTCCTGATCGTTGGCGGTGGCCTGGTGGGTTGTGCCCTGGCTTGCGCGCTCAAGGACACGCCCTTGCAGGTCACCCTGGTTGATAGCCATCCCCCCGCCCAAAGCTGGGATGCCGCGACCTGGGATAGCCGTATCTACGCCATCAGCCCGGCCAGCCGGCGTTTTCTGACGCAGATTGGCGCGTGGCAGCGCATGGATGCCAGCCGCTTGCAATCAGTGGGGCAGATGCGCATTGCCGGGGATGATGGTCGCGCAGAACTGGCTTTTACCGCCGTCGAAGCCGGTTCGGACGAACTGGCGCGGATTGTGGAATCCCGTGAATTGCAGCGTGCCCTGTGGCAAGCGGCGGCAGATTCGGCCAATGTCACGCTGGTGGCACCGGCGCAGCCATCTGCTTTGCATGATGAGGCGGACGGCGGCAAGTTGCTGGCGCTGGCACACGGGCCGCGTCTGTCGGCACGGCTGGTGGTGGGCGCCGATGGCGTGCAATCGTGGGTGCGTACGCAAGCCGGTATCGAAGAAAAAACCACCCCGTATCACCAGTGGGGCGTAGTGGCCAATTTCGAATGCGAGAAACCGCATCTGGCCACCGCCAGCCAGTGGTTCTTTGAAGACGGCGTGCTGGCGTTTTTGCCACTGGCCGGACAGCGGATGTCCATGGTCTGGTCATGCGGCGAGCTGCGCAAGAACGCGCTGCTCGGGCTTTCTGCCGAGGCGCTGTGCCAGGAAGTGGCCCGCGCCGGACAGCACCGGCTGGGCGAACTCAAGATCATTTCGCCGGCGGCGGCTTTTCCACTGCGGCTGATGCAGGTGGCCGATCTGGTCAAACCGGGCCTGGCGCTGATTGGCGATGCCGCTCATGCGGTGCATCCGCTCGCCGGGCAGGGCGTGAACCTGGGATTTGGCGATGCCATGGAACTGGCGCGTATTCTGGTGGCCGAACCGGCAAGCCGTTGTGGTGATTACCTGGTGCTGCGCCGATATGAACGGGCCCGGCGCGAAAATGTGTTGCTGATGCAGGGCGTCACGCACGGCCTGCAAAAGCTTTTCAACAACGCCAATCCGGTGCTGCGCGTGCTGCGTAATACCGGGCTTGGACTGACTGACCAATGGGCATGGCTGAAGCATAAGCTGATCCAGCATGCCATGAACGCTTAA